One segment of Mycolicibacterium sp. YH-1 DNA contains the following:
- a CDS encoding enoyl-CoA hydratase: MSTTESYTGIDDLTVSLSDGVLSMTLNRPDSLNSLTAAMLSTITSTMERAGDDPAVRVVRLGGAGRGFSSGAGIGAEDRANPGASGAPGDVLEAANRAVSAIISSPKPVVSVIQGPTAGVGVSLAIAADIILASETAYFLLAFTKIGLMPDGGASALVAASIGRTRAMRMALLAERLSAADALTAGLVSAVYPADDLDAGVDAVLARLKSGPAVALRKTKHAINAATLTELDAAFGRETEGQMTLLTAKDFHEGAMAFQERRAPTFTDD; encoded by the coding sequence ATGAGCACGACCGAGTCCTACACCGGCATCGACGATCTCACGGTATCCCTGTCGGACGGGGTGCTCTCGATGACTCTGAACCGTCCCGACAGCCTGAACTCGCTGACCGCGGCGATGCTGTCGACCATCACCTCGACCATGGAACGCGCAGGTGACGACCCGGCGGTGCGAGTGGTCCGGTTGGGTGGCGCAGGCCGAGGATTCAGCTCAGGCGCGGGTATCGGCGCCGAGGACCGCGCGAACCCGGGCGCGAGCGGAGCCCCCGGCGACGTTTTGGAGGCGGCGAACCGTGCGGTCAGCGCGATCATCAGTTCGCCGAAGCCCGTCGTCTCGGTGATACAGGGTCCAACTGCGGGGGTAGGCGTCTCTCTGGCCATCGCGGCCGACATCATCCTCGCCTCCGAGACGGCCTACTTTCTGTTGGCGTTCACCAAGATCGGCCTCATGCCCGATGGCGGCGCCTCGGCGTTGGTCGCGGCCTCGATCGGTCGCACACGTGCGATGCGGATGGCGCTGCTGGCCGAAAGGCTTTCCGCGGCTGATGCACTCACGGCAGGCCTGGTGAGTGCCGTCTACCCCGCCGACGACCTCGACGCGGGAGTCGACGCCGTCCTGGCGAGGTTGAAGTCGGGGCCCGCGGTGGCGCTGCGCAAGACCAAGCACGCGATCAACGCCGCCACGCTCACCGAACTCGACGCCGCGTTCGGCCGCGAGACCGAGGGCCAGATGACTCTGCTGACGGCCAAGGACTTTCACGAGGGCGCCATGGCGTTCCAGGAGCGCCGCGCGCCGACGTTCACCGACGACTGA
- a CDS encoding GlxA family transcriptional regulator, translated as MHRVAVLLLPPVVAFDATIPPTLFGAATDEDGTPLYDVVVCGLTTERVPGANGFDVVPTAGAEALATADTVIVPGTRYRPAREDGVLAPDARAAFDAIRPGTRMVSICTGAFVLAAAGVLDGRPATTHWKFADALRRLHPRVNVDEDVLFVDDGDVLTSAGLAAGIDLCLHLIRSDHGSRVANDVARYCVVPPWRAGGQAQFIDRHLQVDDGASTAATREWALRHLDEVLTVDRLARHAHMSPRTFNRRFREETGQAPGTWIRNRRVDRARELLESRDLPVDEVARLSGLGSGGNLRHHLRRGIGMSPSSYRKVYQGA; from the coding sequence GTGCACCGCGTCGCCGTCCTGCTCCTGCCGCCGGTCGTCGCCTTCGACGCGACGATCCCGCCGACGCTGTTCGGCGCCGCCACGGACGAGGACGGCACCCCGCTCTACGACGTGGTGGTCTGCGGTCTGACGACCGAGCGCGTACCCGGCGCCAACGGTTTCGACGTCGTGCCGACGGCGGGGGCCGAGGCGTTGGCGACCGCCGACACCGTCATCGTGCCCGGCACCCGCTATCGGCCCGCCCGTGAAGACGGTGTGCTCGCACCGGACGCGCGTGCCGCGTTCGACGCGATCCGACCGGGCACGCGGATGGTGTCGATCTGCACCGGTGCGTTCGTCCTGGCGGCGGCGGGCGTCCTCGACGGGCGGCCGGCCACGACGCACTGGAAGTTCGCCGACGCGCTGAGGCGTCTACATCCGCGGGTGAACGTCGACGAGGACGTGTTGTTCGTCGACGACGGTGATGTGCTGACCTCGGCCGGGCTGGCCGCTGGAATCGACTTGTGCCTGCACCTCATTCGCTCGGATCACGGCTCCCGGGTCGCCAACGACGTGGCGCGCTACTGCGTCGTGCCGCCGTGGCGCGCGGGCGGTCAGGCCCAGTTCATCGACCGGCACCTGCAGGTTGACGACGGTGCGTCCACCGCGGCGACGCGGGAATGGGCGCTGCGACACCTCGACGAGGTACTGACCGTCGACCGGCTGGCGCGACACGCGCACATGAGTCCGCGCACGTTCAATCGCCGCTTCCGCGAGGAGACCGGCCAGGCACCCGGCACGTGGATCCGGAACCGCCGCGTGGACCGCGCCCGTGAACTCCTGGAGTCCCGCGATCTGCCCGTTGACGAGGTCGCCCGCCTCTCCGGCCTGGGATCGGGCGGAAACCTGCGACACCATCTGCGCCGCGGTATCGGCATGTCGCCGTCGAGTTACCGCAAGGTCTATCAGGGCGCGTGA
- a CDS encoding fasciclin domain-containing protein, with the protein MKSRSSKVVGLSAAIAALAISLPLAVTAQADPPPTEPVAVKPPPDPQGDCDPLRKELSTAGTSLAQLDVLPVGQALAKIPSLSTFTSAISGGLNPEVNIVPVLENGPYVVFAPNNAAFEKLEPGQLDALKADPAALTSLDYYHVFLGLLGPAEVKGQRPTQQGAEIKVTGKDGDIKVNDTAKVICGGIQASNARIYIIDTVLDPGTPPEAITPTATSSTATTSATATTEPAPQPAAEAPAEG; encoded by the coding sequence TTGAAGTCTCGTAGCAGCAAGGTCGTGGGGCTTTCCGCCGCGATCGCCGCACTGGCCATCTCACTGCCACTGGCAGTCACCGCCCAGGCCGACCCGCCGCCCACGGAGCCCGTTGCGGTCAAGCCGCCGCCGGACCCGCAGGGTGACTGCGACCCGCTGCGCAAGGAGCTGTCCACCGCAGGCACCAGCCTGGCGCAGCTGGACGTTCTGCCCGTCGGTCAGGCGCTCGCCAAGATCCCGTCGCTGAGCACTTTCACGTCCGCGATCTCCGGTGGTCTGAACCCCGAGGTGAACATCGTTCCCGTGCTCGAGAACGGTCCGTATGTCGTGTTCGCGCCGAACAACGCGGCATTCGAGAAGCTCGAGCCCGGACAGCTCGACGCGCTGAAGGCCGATCCGGCCGCGCTGACGTCGCTGGACTACTACCACGTGTTCCTCGGCCTCCTCGGCCCCGCCGAGGTCAAGGGGCAGCGGCCCACCCAGCAGGGTGCCGAGATCAAGGTCACCGGCAAGGACGGCGACATCAAGGTCAACGACACCGCCAAGGTGATCTGCGGCGGCATCCAGGCCAGCAACGCCCGGATCTACATCATCGACACCGTGCTCGATCCGGGCACACCGCCGGAGGCCATCACCCCGACGGCGACGTCGAGCACCGCGACGACGAGCGCGACGGCCACCACCGAGCCCGCTCCGCAGCCTGCTGCGGAGGCCCCGGCCGAGGGCTGA
- a CDS encoding MFS transporter produces the protein MTVDSPAATSRRPRIHWAWVVAGVSFIAILGAAGFRSIPGVMMNPLHDEFGWSHGTVGLAMSVNMTLFGVTAPFAAALMDRFGIRPVLTVALTLIAAGSALSVTMTASWQLVLFWGVLVGIGTGSISMGFVATIATRWFEQRRGLVTGVLTAASATGQLIFLPVVAEVTVRHGWRWASLIVAAAALAVVPLVLVFIRNYPADKGVTAYGGSASSAPESSPPARLQTGSFRAAFDGLLIGVRVPAFWLLAASFAICGMTTNGLIGTHFIPAANDHGMPTTLAAGLLATIGILDVAGTVFSGWLTDRVDPRLLLVVYYAGRGVSLLLLPSLLSPHANPGTWVFIIFYGLDWVATVPPTIVLCRNYFGTRAPVVFGWVFASHQIGAAAAAAGAGWLRDLRGDYDLAFYLAAGLCAVASLLCWQVRRAPVNTAETGA, from the coding sequence ATGACGGTCGACTCGCCCGCCGCCACGAGCCGGCGCCCTCGTATCCACTGGGCGTGGGTGGTGGCAGGTGTCAGCTTCATCGCGATTCTGGGTGCGGCGGGATTCCGGTCCATCCCCGGCGTGATGATGAACCCGCTGCACGACGAGTTCGGCTGGTCCCACGGCACCGTCGGCCTGGCGATGTCGGTCAACATGACGCTGTTCGGCGTCACCGCGCCGTTCGCCGCCGCCCTGATGGACCGATTCGGGATCAGGCCGGTGTTGACCGTGGCCCTCACCCTCATCGCGGCAGGATCGGCGCTCTCGGTCACGATGACGGCGAGCTGGCAGCTGGTGCTGTTCTGGGGTGTGCTCGTCGGTATCGGCACCGGGTCGATATCGATGGGCTTCGTGGCGACGATCGCCACCCGCTGGTTCGAACAGCGGCGCGGGCTGGTGACCGGTGTGCTCACGGCCGCCAGCGCGACGGGCCAGCTGATCTTCCTTCCCGTCGTCGCCGAGGTGACCGTCCGGCACGGCTGGCGTTGGGCATCGCTGATCGTGGCCGCCGCCGCGCTCGCCGTCGTGCCGCTCGTGCTGGTGTTCATCCGCAACTACCCGGCCGACAAGGGCGTCACGGCCTATGGCGGATCGGCATCATCGGCTCCCGAGTCGTCACCCCCCGCGAGGCTCCAGACAGGGAGCTTCCGCGCCGCATTCGACGGGCTGCTCATCGGCGTACGGGTGCCCGCGTTCTGGCTGCTCGCCGCGAGCTTCGCGATCTGCGGCATGACCACGAACGGGCTCATCGGCACGCACTTCATTCCGGCCGCCAACGACCACGGCATGCCGACGACGCTCGCCGCGGGCCTGCTGGCCACGATCGGCATCCTCGACGTCGCGGGCACGGTGTTCTCCGGTTGGCTCACCGACCGCGTCGACCCTCGACTTCTCCTCGTCGTGTACTACGCGGGCCGCGGCGTGTCACTGCTGCTACTGCCGTCGCTGCTGTCTCCGCATGCCAACCCGGGCACGTGGGTTTTCATCATCTTCTACGGCTTGGACTGGGTCGCCACGGTCCCGCCGACCATCGTTCTGTGCCGGAACTACTTCGGCACCCGTGCACCCGTGGTCTTCGGTTGGGTTTTCGCCTCCCACCAGATCGGCGCCGCCGCCGCGGCGGCGGGGGCTGGTTGGCTGCGCGATCTGCGGGGCGACTACGACCTTGCCTTCTACCTCGCCGCAGGCCTGTGCGCCGTCGCGTCGCTACTGTGTTGGCAGGTGCGCAGAGCGCCGGTCAACACTGCGGAAACCGGTGCCTGA
- a CDS encoding CPBP family intramembrane glutamic endopeptidase — protein sequence MSLMAEIGTIASTRAVPHEEAPSTVRRRRIVVGVVLVAGAVLLGFSLTRQPGDTAFYWLTLALAAVWALGAWASGPLHLGHIRFRARTRRPIVLGVAIGLLVAAAFIVGALVAREIAPVRDYIVAVLEFANYGPILLVVLITVINGVAEEMFFRGALYSALGRFYPVVVSTLVYAIAVSAAGNPMLGFAGIILGGVCAYERRVTGGVLAPMLTHFFWGLAMVLALPPIFGV from the coding sequence ATGAGCCTCATGGCCGAGATTGGAACGATCGCCAGCACCCGGGCGGTACCCCACGAGGAAGCGCCGTCGACCGTGCGTCGCCGGCGCATCGTCGTTGGTGTCGTTCTCGTCGCCGGTGCCGTGTTGCTCGGGTTCTCCCTGACTCGGCAACCGGGCGACACCGCGTTCTACTGGCTGACGCTGGCGCTGGCGGCGGTGTGGGCGCTGGGCGCGTGGGCTTCAGGCCCACTGCACCTGGGCCACATCCGTTTTCGCGCCCGCACCAGGCGGCCAATCGTGCTGGGCGTCGCCATCGGCCTGCTGGTGGCCGCGGCGTTCATCGTCGGCGCGCTGGTGGCCCGAGAGATCGCACCCGTGCGCGACTACATCGTGGCGGTGCTGGAGTTCGCGAACTATGGACCGATCCTGCTGGTCGTCCTCATCACCGTGATCAACGGTGTGGCAGAGGAGATGTTCTTCCGCGGTGCGCTCTACAGCGCGCTGGGCCGGTTCTACCCGGTGGTGGTGTCGACCCTGGTGTACGCCATCGCGGTGTCGGCCGCGGGCAACCCCATGCTCGGTTTCGCGGGCATCATCCTCGGCGGGGTGTGCGCCTATGAGCGCCGGGTGACCGGGGGAGTGCTCGCACCGATGCTGACCCACTTCTTCTGGGGTCTGGCCATGGTGCTCGCACTGCCTCCGATCTTCGGCGTCTAA
- a CDS encoding NAD(P)H-binding protein, translating to MKRMRTLVTGASGYVGSRLVGELLGAGHEVVAASRDPQKLTAFGWFSDVTPIALDAHDAESAARAFADTGPIDVVYYLVHGIGQPDFRQADNRAAAITAAAAKAAGVRRIVYLGGFVPEHDELSEHLASRAEVAEALSVEGGPDVVWLGAAMIIGAGSTSFEMLRYVSDRFLVLPMPEWSANPMDPISIRDVLYYLVAAADGDVVPAGAYDIAGPETTSYGDLLASYARIAGAWRARVRVRGVNTGLASFLTGALLPVPGNLASDLVDSLDFPMMASQDRLCGKVANPPGGLVGIDDAITRSLSGDRAMPVNGLADPHHLADTDPDWAGGDRLRLQRLAAAVAPSFVRPAIGLLGAVPGPVAGAVRTGLDHLIGLIPKGATA from the coding sequence GTGAAGCGCATGCGAACGTTGGTGACAGGTGCGAGCGGTTACGTCGGCTCGCGGCTGGTCGGTGAACTCCTTGGCGCCGGTCATGAGGTGGTCGCGGCCAGCCGAGACCCCCAGAAGCTGACGGCCTTCGGCTGGTTCTCCGACGTGACCCCAATCGCTCTGGACGCCCATGACGCGGAATCCGCGGCCCGTGCCTTCGCCGACACGGGCCCCATCGACGTCGTCTACTACCTGGTCCACGGGATCGGGCAACCCGATTTCCGCCAGGCGGACAACCGGGCCGCGGCGATCACCGCGGCCGCCGCGAAGGCCGCCGGTGTGCGTCGCATCGTTTACCTCGGCGGCTTCGTCCCCGAGCACGACGAACTCTCCGAGCATCTGGCCAGCCGCGCGGAGGTGGCCGAGGCGCTGAGCGTCGAGGGTGGGCCCGACGTGGTGTGGCTGGGTGCGGCGATGATCATCGGCGCCGGGTCGACGTCGTTCGAGATGCTGCGCTACGTCAGTGATCGCTTCCTGGTGCTCCCGATGCCGGAGTGGTCGGCCAATCCGATGGACCCGATCTCGATCCGCGACGTGCTCTACTACCTCGTCGCGGCGGCGGACGGTGACGTCGTGCCCGCGGGGGCGTATGACATCGCCGGCCCCGAGACCACCTCATACGGCGACCTGTTGGCGTCTTACGCCCGGATCGCCGGTGCATGGCGTGCGCGCGTGCGCGTGCGGGGCGTCAACACCGGCCTGGCATCATTCCTGACGGGTGCGCTGCTTCCGGTTCCCGGCAACCTGGCGTCCGACCTCGTTGACTCCCTTGACTTTCCGATGATGGCCTCCCAGGACAGACTGTGTGGCAAGGTCGCCAATCCGCCCGGCGGACTGGTGGGGATCGACGACGCGATAACGCGGTCGCTAAGCGGTGACCGTGCCATGCCGGTCAACGGCCTGGCCGATCCGCATCATCTGGCCGACACCGATCCCGACTGGGCGGGCGGGGACCGACTCCGTCTGCAGCGACTCGCCGCGGCGGTGGCACCGTCGTTCGTCCGGCCCGCGATCGGCCTGCTCGGCGCCGTCCCTGGCCCCGTTGCGGGAGCGGTCCGTACCGGCCTGGACCACCTGATTGGGTTGATTCCCAAGGGCGCCACCGCATGA
- a CDS encoding gamma carbonic anhydrase family protein: protein MPEPLLLPVNGHTPHLHDESWVAPNAALIGQVTLAAKASVWFSATLRAEFEPIEIGFGSNVQDGATVHVDPGFPVRLGAGVTVGHNAVVHGCIVEDDCLIGMGAIILNGARIGAGSLVAAGAVVPQGAVIPPRSMVAGVPGKIRRELTDAEVDHNRLNAQAYQHLIELHRGAGD from the coding sequence ATGCCCGAGCCCCTTCTGCTGCCCGTAAACGGCCACACGCCGCATCTGCACGACGAGTCCTGGGTGGCACCCAATGCCGCACTGATCGGACAGGTGACGCTCGCCGCCAAGGCCAGCGTGTGGTTCAGCGCGACCCTGCGCGCCGAGTTCGAGCCCATCGAGATCGGCTTCGGGTCCAACGTCCAGGACGGGGCAACCGTCCACGTCGACCCCGGCTTTCCCGTCCGGCTCGGCGCGGGCGTCACCGTCGGCCACAACGCTGTGGTGCACGGCTGCATCGTCGAGGACGACTGCCTGATCGGGATGGGCGCGATCATCCTCAACGGCGCGCGGATCGGGGCGGGCTCACTCGTGGCCGCCGGCGCGGTCGTGCCGCAGGGCGCGGTGATTCCGCCACGGTCGATGGTCGCTGGCGTGCCCGGCAAGATCCGGCGCGAACTGACCGACGCCGAGGTCGACCACAACAGGCTGAATGCGCAGGCGTATCAGCATCTGATTGAGCTGCACAGGGGAGCGGGCGACTAA
- a CDS encoding TetR-like C-terminal domain-containing protein, with product MTTAAGRRPGGRTAAVRAAVLRAVADVLVGSGLAGLEIPLIAERAGVGKSTVYRRWGTIPALVADLLRDMAETSVRRADTGSLRGDLHANAELVRRTLSDPRQGRLFKAIIAAAACDDRTAEALAEFYRRRIAEWSACVEDAIRRGEAPTGTDATAVIGQVSAPLYYQFLTSTTPLTTSDARRAANAVLAAVDAGVFR from the coding sequence GTGACGACGGCAGCCGGTCGCAGGCCAGGCGGACGCACCGCCGCGGTGCGCGCCGCAGTCCTCCGTGCCGTGGCGGACGTGCTCGTCGGGTCAGGGCTCGCCGGCCTGGAGATCCCGCTCATCGCGGAGCGCGCGGGAGTGGGCAAGTCCACCGTCTACCGCAGGTGGGGAACCATTCCGGCGCTGGTCGCCGACCTGCTGCGAGACATGGCCGAGACGTCGGTGCGCCGCGCCGACACCGGGTCGCTGCGCGGTGACCTGCACGCCAACGCGGAACTGGTCCGCAGGACGCTGTCTGATCCGCGGCAGGGGCGACTGTTCAAGGCGATCATCGCCGCGGCGGCCTGTGACGACCGGACCGCCGAGGCGCTGGCGGAGTTCTATCGGCGCCGTATCGCGGAGTGGTCGGCGTGCGTCGAGGACGCGATCCGGCGAGGTGAGGCACCGACTGGCACCGACGCGACAGCGGTGATCGGCCAGGTCTCGGCTCCGCTGTACTACCAATTTCTCACCAGCACAACGCCTCTGACCACAAGCGATGCCCGCCGCGCGGCCAATGCGGTGTTGGCCGCGGTCGATGCGGGAGTATTCCGATGA
- a CDS encoding aldo/keto reductase, whose protein sequence is MEYRRVGDSGLVVSELSFGAATFGGVGDFFGAWGDTGVDAARRIVDLSLEAGITLFDTADVYSDGASEEVLGAALRGRREDVVISTKAALPTGPDDWGTSRSRLLRAVDASLRRLQTDRIDLFQLHAYDAYTPIDEVLQTLETLVVQGKIRYVGVSNFAGWQLMKSLDLSEAHHRPRYVAHQVYYSLVGRDYEWELMPLGVQEGVGAIVWSPLGWGRLTGRIRRDAPLPERSRLHSTADAGPPVDDKRLFAIVDVLDDIAAETGKSVPQIALNWLLTRPTVSSVIVGARDERQLRENLGAVGWRLDEIHLARLDTASRIEAPYPYFPYYRQEGFARLNPPLVG, encoded by the coding sequence ATGGAGTATCGACGGGTAGGCGACTCTGGGCTCGTGGTGTCCGAATTGAGTTTCGGCGCCGCGACCTTCGGTGGGGTCGGTGACTTCTTCGGCGCGTGGGGCGACACGGGTGTCGATGCGGCGCGGCGGATCGTCGACCTGTCCCTGGAGGCAGGCATCACGCTGTTCGACACCGCGGACGTGTACTCCGACGGCGCCTCCGAGGAGGTTCTGGGCGCCGCGCTGCGGGGACGCCGCGAGGACGTGGTCATCTCGACCAAGGCAGCGTTGCCCACCGGGCCCGACGACTGGGGGACATCGCGGAGCAGGCTGCTACGCGCCGTCGACGCCTCGCTGCGACGGCTGCAGACCGATCGCATCGACCTGTTCCAACTGCACGCCTATGACGCGTACACACCGATCGACGAGGTTCTGCAAACACTGGAAACACTTGTCGTACAGGGCAAAATCCGGTACGTCGGCGTCTCGAACTTTGCCGGCTGGCAGCTGATGAAGTCGTTGGACCTCTCCGAGGCGCACCATCGCCCGCGCTATGTGGCGCATCAGGTCTACTACTCGCTGGTCGGTCGCGACTACGAGTGGGAACTCATGCCACTCGGTGTCCAGGAAGGTGTCGGCGCCATCGTGTGGAGCCCCCTGGGGTGGGGTCGACTGACCGGCCGGATCCGAAGGGACGCACCGCTTCCCGAGCGCAGCCGGTTGCACTCCACCGCCGACGCGGGCCCTCCGGTCGACGACAAGCGCCTGTTCGCGATCGTCGACGTCCTCGATGACATCGCCGCAGAGACGGGCAAGTCCGTTCCCCAGATCGCACTGAACTGGCTGCTCACCCGGCCTACTGTGTCATCAGTGATCGTCGGGGCGCGCGATGAACGACAACTCCGGGAGAACCTGGGCGCCGTCGGCTGGCGACTGGACGAAATCCACCTGGCCCGGTTGGACACCGCCAGTCGGATCGAGGCGCCCTACCCCTACTTTCCGTACTACCGACAGGAGGGGTTCGCGCGGCTGAACCCACCGCTGGTGGGTTAG
- a CDS encoding CaiB/BaiF CoA-transferase family protein has product MAGPLQGLRVVELAGIGPGPHAAMILGDLGADVVRVERPPRNSGGVPAPSRDSMLRNRRSVAADLKSDEGRELVLSLIAKADVLIEGYRPGVTERLGLGPDDCAKVNERLIYGRMTGWGQDGPRALQAGHDINYISLNGLLHAVGRKGEKPVPPLNLAGDFGGGSMFLIVGILSALFERQSSGKGQVVDAAMVDGSSVLMQMMWSFRATGMWSDVRGTNMLDTGAPYYDTYETADGRYVAVGAIEPQFYALLLAGLELDPATLPGQNDMARWPELREAFTTAFAAKDRDHWARVFNGTDACVTPVLSFAEVQTEPHITERGTFFADGDNLEPMPAPRFSRSQPPTPTPPGVPGADTEAVLRDWA; this is encoded by the coding sequence ATGGCGGGACCACTGCAGGGATTGCGAGTCGTCGAGTTGGCGGGCATTGGCCCCGGGCCGCATGCGGCGATGATTCTCGGCGATCTGGGGGCCGATGTCGTGCGCGTCGAGCGGCCGCCCCGAAACAGTGGCGGCGTACCCGCGCCCAGTCGCGATTCGATGTTGCGCAACCGGCGCTCGGTCGCCGCCGACCTCAAGAGCGATGAGGGCCGCGAGCTGGTGCTGAGCCTCATCGCCAAGGCCGACGTTCTGATCGAGGGCTACCGGCCAGGTGTCACCGAGCGCCTCGGCCTGGGTCCCGATGACTGCGCCAAGGTCAACGAGCGGCTGATCTACGGGCGTATGACGGGCTGGGGGCAGGACGGTCCACGCGCGCTGCAGGCCGGCCACGACATCAACTACATCTCGCTCAATGGTCTGCTGCACGCCGTCGGCCGCAAGGGCGAGAAGCCGGTGCCGCCGCTGAACCTCGCCGGTGACTTCGGCGGCGGGTCGATGTTCCTCATCGTGGGAATCCTGTCCGCGCTGTTCGAGCGCCAGAGTTCGGGCAAGGGGCAGGTTGTCGACGCCGCGATGGTCGACGGCTCCAGCGTCCTGATGCAGATGATGTGGAGCTTTCGCGCCACCGGAATGTGGTCGGATGTTCGTGGCACCAACATGCTCGACACCGGTGCGCCCTACTACGACACGTATGAGACGGCCGACGGCCGCTACGTCGCAGTTGGCGCCATCGAGCCACAGTTCTACGCGCTGCTGCTGGCGGGCCTGGAGTTGGATCCCGCCACGCTGCCCGGCCAGAACGACATGGCTCGCTGGCCCGAGCTGCGCGAGGCATTCACCACGGCGTTCGCCGCCAAGGACCGCGACCACTGGGCCAGGGTTTTCAACGGCACCGATGCGTGCGTGACACCAGTGCTGAGCTTCGCCGAGGTTCAGACCGAGCCGCACATCACCGAACGCGGCACCTTCTTCGCCGATGGCGACAACCTGGAGCCCATGCCGGCTCCGCGGTTCTCCCGCAGCCAGCCTCCGACACCCACCCCACCCGGGGTGCCCGGTGCCGACACCGAGGCCGTCCTGCGCGACTGGGCATAG
- the tet(V) gene encoding tetracycline efflux MFS transporter Tet(V): MSTQFGLDQSAQRRGGWRVLAPFYTREYRLLIGALAISIFAEGMWAVVMALQVIALDPDPTSLSLVATCLGAGLVSFVLVGGIAADRINQRTIIIAVETVNVIAVSTVAVLGSVGALHIWHMAVAAGTLGIAAAFFFPAYSALLPRILPAEQLLAANGVEGVVRPVFQRAVGPAVAGVLIGATFPALGAYVVAGLFAIGLVLLIATRPPADAAAIADVKRPHVLRDLRDGFTFMVGTPWLLWTLLYASMFVLVVIGPIEVLLPFIAQDRFADGARAYGFILAFFGIGSAIGALAVSSGRLPRRYLTVMMSMWGLGSLPLIVVGATSSFPLMAAATFIVGVTDGAGMVIWGTLLQRRVPREMLGRVSSLDFFVSLAFMPVSFAIVGPLSKVVSMQTIFVVSGIAPAVLAAVALLAARMPRDEIANPLR, from the coding sequence GTGAGTACGCAATTCGGCCTCGATCAGTCCGCGCAGAGGCGCGGCGGCTGGCGTGTGCTCGCACCCTTCTACACCCGCGAGTACCGCCTGCTCATTGGCGCACTGGCCATCTCGATATTCGCCGAGGGTATGTGGGCCGTCGTGATGGCACTCCAGGTCATCGCCCTGGACCCCGACCCGACGTCGCTGTCCCTGGTCGCGACATGTCTGGGCGCTGGCCTGGTCTCCTTTGTCCTGGTGGGCGGAATCGCCGCCGACCGAATCAACCAGCGGACCATCATCATCGCCGTCGAGACGGTCAACGTCATCGCGGTGTCCACGGTCGCGGTCCTGGGTTCCGTTGGTGCACTGCACATCTGGCATATGGCTGTGGCTGCCGGGACGCTGGGCATCGCCGCCGCGTTCTTCTTTCCCGCCTACAGCGCGCTGCTGCCGCGCATCCTGCCCGCCGAGCAGCTGCTCGCCGCCAACGGCGTCGAGGGTGTGGTCCGGCCGGTGTTCCAGCGGGCGGTCGGACCCGCGGTCGCGGGCGTGCTGATCGGTGCCACGTTCCCGGCGCTCGGCGCGTACGTGGTGGCCGGGCTCTTCGCGATAGGCCTAGTGCTCCTGATCGCGACAAGGCCGCCGGCCGACGCCGCGGCCATTGCCGACGTCAAGCGGCCCCATGTCCTGCGCGACCTGCGGGACGGCTTCACGTTCATGGTCGGCACACCGTGGCTGCTGTGGACCCTGCTGTACGCGAGCATGTTCGTGCTGGTGGTGATCGGTCCGATCGAGGTGCTGTTGCCGTTCATCGCGCAAGACCGCTTCGCCGACGGCGCCCGCGCCTACGGGTTCATCCTGGCGTTCTTCGGCATCGGCAGCGCCATCGGCGCGCTGGCCGTGTCCTCGGGCCGGCTGCCACGGCGCTATCTGACGGTGATGATGTCGATGTGGGGCCTGGGCTCACTGCCCCTGATCGTCGTCGGCGCCACCTCGTCGTTCCCGCTCATGGCGGCCGCGACGTTCATCGTCGGCGTCACCGACGGCGCGGGCATGGTGATCTGGGGGACGCTGCTGCAGCGTCGCGTCCCGAGGGAGATGCTCGGCCGCGTGTCGAGTCTGGACTTCTTCGTGTCTCTGGCATTCATGCCGGTGTCGTTCGCGATCGTCGGCCCGCTGTCCAAGGTCGTGTCGATGCAGACGATCTTCGTCGTGTCGGGTATCGCGCCGGCGGTGCTGGCCGCGGTCGCGCTGCTCGCCGCGCGGATGCCGCGCGACGAGATCGCCAACCCGCTGCGCTAG